A window from Bufo bufo chromosome 1, aBufBuf1.1, whole genome shotgun sequence encodes these proteins:
- the LOC120989656 gene encoding olfactory receptor 11L1-like: protein MDQTNGTVVTEFLLLGFQCSQLLRNILFLLFFLVFGATVCGNLLIITLVSTSKNLHTPMYFFISQLSISDILLTTDIVPNLLHILLNNGGTIGFIGCMAQFYFFAGSEAFECLLLSVMSYDRYVAICNPLHYSSTMTYEFCVKSVTICWLLGYFVSFIVSISPFKLMFCGPNIIDHVFCDIVPLLELSCSDTFIVHLEIYVTGIPIVIIPTTIIVMSYTYIVLAVLRIPSSTGRQKAFSTCSSHLIVVSIFYFSLFSVYVLPKGGQTWLLNKILSLLYTVFTPLINPIIYSLRNKDIKRIARSTGDDA from the exons atggatcag ACAAATGGGACTGTGGTCACAGAGTTTCTCCTCTTAGGATTTCAATGCAGCCAACTTTTGAGAAATATTCTATTCCTtctgttttttcttgtttttggTGCCACAGTATGTGGGAATCTCTTGATCATCACCCTGGTGTCCACCAGCAAGAACCTCCACACTCCAATGTACTTTTTCATCTCACAACTGTCCATCAGTGACATCTTATTGACCACAGATATTGTCCCCAACCTGCTCCACATTCTACTAAATAATGGAGGAACCATCGGTTTTATTGGTTGTAtggctcagttttatttttttgctggctCAGAAGCATTTGAATGTCTTCTTCTCTCTGTGATgtcttatgacagatatgtggccATCTGTAATCCCCTCCATTACTCCTCTACCATGACTTATGAATTCTGTGTTAAATCAGTCACTATTTGCTGGTTGTTGGGTTATTTTGTTTCATTTATTGTCAGCATATCACCATTCAAACTAATGTTTTGTGGGCCAAATATCATTGACCATGTATTCTGTGACATTGTCCCCCTATTAGAACTTTCCTGTTCTGACACCTTTATTGTTCATTTGGAAATTTATGTCACGGGCATACCAATTGTAATAATCCCAACCACAATCATTGTAATGTCTTATACTTACATTGTTTTAGCAGTCTTAAGGATCCCATCCAGTACTGGTAGAcagaaagccttctccacctgtagCTCCCACCTCATTGTGGTCTCCATATTTTACTTcagtctcttcagtgtttatgttCTTCCAAAAGGTGGACAAACCTGGCTTCTTAATAAAATCTTATCtctgttatatactgtatttacGCCATTGATTAACCCCATAATATACAGTTTGAGAAATAAAGACATTAAAAGGATTGCCCG